The stretch of DNA tcataattgCCTCTTCAAAtgacctagcaagcaactcagttgtatccCAGAAGGCTTCTCAggagcagttagagatgggcaacagcCTGACCAGTGTCGCTAACATCCTGAGAATAAATGAGGGGGGAAACAGGGTAACGTTTCTTGTGTATCTTGTCATCTTTCAGGTGGTAGGAGGCTTAGTGATGAATATCCTGAGTACCATTGCAGCAGGACTTGGCATCTTGCTCTACTCGGTCTTTTTGCTAATACATCCATGGTTGTCTGGATTTCAATGTGTTCGCGCAATGGTAAGTTGGCGAATATTATCAGATCAAGCTTATAGCACTTACAAGAGAGAGTTTGCACTTTATACTCCTCATTCTTTTAAAGTATATCTGTTTAACTATAAAATAAAATATTCAATCCAGTAACATATCACTTTTTGCAGGATGTTTTCCACACTTTAATTGCCTGTCTTCTGATGTTCACCATACTTGAATTTGCTATATCGATTACAGCGTCCGTGTTCAATTGTCAGGGATTACAATGCTGCGAACCGGACTATGAACTGGTAAATCCTgttataaatatataaaatatagGTTTTATCTATTATTACTTCCCAATATGTGGTCAAAGGGAAGATgcgaggagaaagaaagaaagaatatgaaAAGGGAAAGAAATGATATGTCAGGTCATATTTAATTGAGCGGGTGCTTCAAACTGAGTTGCTGTCTGTGGCATGTTAGGATTTCCAAAGTCAAACATGGAGCAAAATAACTCACTGGCGAGATGTATTTGTTTGGCATCAAGAAGCCGGCTAGATTGGGCGGATTTTCAATTTCACTGTTCCATTTTCAAGAAGTCACATGTGCAGTGCTTACCTGAACCAATGTCACCAGACAAAATATCTAAACATTGGTGCTCGTTCAGTTGAAAAAAACCTAGCAATTGTGAACGAAATACTCGAAGACTGGGTGAATTGTAAGCTTCCTCCCTAATTTCCCCAGAAATGAATGAGCTGGAAATATACCAATTCATTCAGTGTGGATGTGAAAGCGATGAACGAAGGAATGCATCACCGCTGTGTTAAATTGATCCCCATTTGCTTAGCAAGGGGGCAGTCTTTTGCACCGCATTTTGGCCGAAACAAATACCTTTGGCAAAACGTGCCGGAGCTCCATCTTATTGTTGCACACGAGCACATGTATTAATATTAGTGGTGCAATTTTCCCCTACATTTGACATAGAACGGCAATATCTGCTCTGATAATAGACTTCATACAAAGTAGGAAATTTATTTCCCTCTTTGTTTCCTTATTTTGATTACATTCAATCTCTTTGCAGAATGCAATTGTGACCCAAACTGCCACCGCACAGAACTATGAAGCCCAGGAACCTCAGGATTTCAACTACGAAACTCTCTTGGCTGACCGTTCCGATTATGACACCCTGACGTTTAAGTGATTTGTCTAATTTCAGAGCAGGAGGATCAGGTTACGCAAATCCGGATCTGAGACACCCTTGTTATCATTTCAATATATCTGCTTCCAGCTTGGAATAATTTAACGGCATATTCCTATGGccgtattcacagaatcacagaatcgttacagcgcagaaagaggccattcggcccatcgtgtgctcagcggctctctgaaagagcaactcctgcagtcccattgccctgccctctccccataacactgcacattcttccttttttctataactgtttaattcccttttgaatgcttgaaatattgaacctgcctcaccacgttctcaggcagcgcattccaaaccttTAATCACTGGCtgtgtgaaaaactttttcctgtgtcactttttcttctcttaccaaacacttcaaatctgtgccctgtcATTCTCGGATCCTTTCATaagtgtgaacagtttctctctacctactctgtccagacccctcatgattttgaatacctctagcaaatcagctctcaaccttctcttgtccaaggaaaacagtcctaacttatagaggcatagagtcgtacagcatagaaacaggcccttcggccctccgcttccaagccgaccataatgcctatctatactaatcccacctgcctgcattaattacatatccctctatgccttgctcattcaagtacctgtccagatgcctcttaaatgtcactactgttcctgcctccaccacctcctcaggcagctcattccagatacccactattctttgtgtgaaacaattacccctttgttcccctttaaacctcctcccgctcaccttaaatctatgccctctagttttagtcacccctgccatgggaaatagactctggctatctaccctatctatgcctctcataattttatatacctctatcatgttctctctcagcctccttcgctccagggaacacaggcccagcctatccgatctctctttataactcaagccctccagaccaggcaacatccttgtgaatcttttctgcaccctctctagcttaatcacatctttcctgtagtgcagtgaccagaactgcacacagtactccaaatgcagcctaatcaacgttatgtacaactgtaacatgatgtcccaactcttgtactcaatgcctcagctgatgaaggcaagcatgccatatgctctcttcaccaccctgtctacctgtgttgccacttttagggaactatgtacttgcaccccaaggtctctctgctcaacaacactcctcagggccctgccatttactgtatatgtcctgccctggtttaacttcccaaaatacatcacttcacacttgtctgtattaaattccatttgccactccctttcccactttcccagtggatctatatcctgttgtaaccttagacaaccttattcactgtccactataccaccaattttggtgtcatctgcaaacttactattcatgtcccttacattcacatccaagtcattaatatatatgacaaacaacagagggccgagcaccgatccctgtggcacaccactggtcactgtactccaatctgaaaaacaaccctccactaccaccctctgcctcctatcaccaaaccaattgggtatccaatttgctagctcacactggatcccatgtgtttgaaccttctggaccagcctaccatgcgggacattgtcaaagACCCTGCTaaagtccattgccctgccctcgtcaatcctcttggtcacctcctctaaaaactcaatcaaatttgtgagacatgatttcccatgcacaaagccatgctgactatccctaatcagaccatgctgtTCCAGATGtacataaatcctatctctcagaatcccttccaataactttcccaccactgatgtaaggctcaccggcctgtagttccctggcttatccctgctgcccttcttaaataaagacacaacattagctatcctccagtcttccggtacctcacccatggctaacgatgatacaaaaatctctgccatggccccagcaatctcctcccttgcttcccagagcatcctaggatacaccagttcaggccctggagatttatccaccttaatgcacttcaagacctccaacacctcctcctttgtaatgttgatatgctacaggatattggtgttcgctcccttgaactcattagcttccatgtccttctccacggtaaatacggatgaaaaatattcatttaagaccacgcccatttcccgtggctccacacatagattgccacactgatccttaaggggacctactctctcccttgctacccttttaGTCTTaataggtgaagtcacacgggatcagaggtgagctggcaagatgataCAGatatggctcggtcacagaagacagagggtaacagtggatgggtgtttttctgaatagagggatgtgactagtggtgttccgcagggatcagcgctgggtcctttgctgtttgtagtatatataaatgatttggacgaaaatgtagctggtctgattagtacgtttgcggacgacacaaaggttggtggagttacggataatgatgaggattgtcagaggatacagcaggatatagatcggttggagacttgggcagagaaatggcagatagagtttaatctggacaaatgtgaggtaatgcattttggaaggtctaatgcaggtgggaggtatacaataaatggcagaacccttaggagtattgacaggcagagagatctgggcatacaggtccacatttcattgaaagtggcaacgcaggtggataaggtagtcaaaaaggcatttggcatgcttgccttcatcggccagggcatagagtataaaaattggcaagtcatgttgcagctgtacagaaccttagtaaggccacacttagaatattgcatgcaattctggtcgccacactaccagaaggacgtggaggctttggaaagggtacagaggaggtttaccaggatgttgcctggtctggaaggcattagctatgaggagcggttggaaaaactcgaattgttttcactggaacgacggaggtggagggacgacatgatagaggtttacaaagttatgagcggcatggtcagagtggatagtcagaagctttttcccagggtggaagagtcagttactaggggacataggtttaaggtgcaaggggcaaagtttagaggggatgtgcgaggcaagttttttacacagagggtggtgagtgcctggaacttgctgccaggggaggtggtggaagcagatatgatagcgacgtttaagagacatcttgacaaatatctgaataggaagggaatagagggatatgggccccggaagtgcagaaggtgttagtttcggcaggcatcaagattagcgcaggcttggagggccgaatggcctgttcctgtgctgtactgttctttgttctttgtacttctagaatcttttaggatactcatttatcttatctgccagggaaatctcatggcccctttttgccctcctaatttccctcttaagtgtagtcctacatcccctatactccttgagggacttgctcgatcccagctgcctatacctgacatatgcctccttctttgtcctgaccagaccctcaatatccctcgtcaaccaaggttccctaaacttgccagccttgcccttccatctaacaggaacatgccagccctgaactcttcctatctcacttttagaagcctcccacttgccagacgtccctttacctgtaaacagcctctcccattcaacttttgagagttactatctgatgtcatcgaaattagccttcccccaatttaggacttcaacctgagaaccagtcctatccttttccatcactatcttgaagctaatagagttttgatcactggtcctaaagtgctcccccactgacacatcaaccacctgcccatcctcatttcctaacaggaggtcgagtgtagccccttctctggtagggccatccacatactgcttcagaaaactatcctggacacactgaacaaattcttcccaTCTGATCCCCTCGCACTAAGGcattcccagtcaatattagggaaattaaaatcacctacgattacaaccctataattcctacacctatctgtgatttccctatatatatgctcctccacttccctctgactattggggggcctatagtctcatcccatcaaagtgatcaccttttcttatttctaagttccactcatatggcctcgctggacattccacccacccccccccccccccccagggatatcctctctaagtactgctgtgatgtcctccctaatcaatagtgcaactcctcctcctctcatacctccacctctgtcacaccggacggATCAGTACCCCGGagcattgagctgccaatcctgcccatccctcaaccatgtttccgtaatagctatactatcacaatcccatgtagcaatccatgctctgagttcatctgccttacctgtaaggcttcttgcattaaagtaaaagctgtttagcctaccagaccttccatgctccctgtcctgcccctgcccggcctgcgtactggacttgcttgctttaactttgaagttctacactatcctcctcacagttcacaaagcttCCAAGTTTTGTTGCATCtccaaactttaaaattgtgccctgtacaccaaggtctaggtcattaatatttatcaagaaaagcaaggatcccaacactgatccctcgggaactccactacaaaccttcctcctgcctgaaaaacatccattcaccactaccctttgtttcctgtcactcggccaatttcatatccatgttgctaccgtcacttttattccgtgagctacaggtttgctcacaagtctgttgtgcggcactgtatcaaacgccttttgaaagttcatgtacaccacatcaacagcattgccctcatcaaccctctctgctacctacTCAAAAACCTCCAGtgagttagttaagcatgattttcccttaagaattcCATGCAGGCTTTctgtaattaactcacatttgtccatgtgactattgattttgtccctaattagtTTTTCCCACCACtggagttaaactgactggcctgtagatcctgggcttatctttattcccttttttgaacaatggtgtaatatttgcaattctccagtcctctggcgccacccctgagtctaaggaagacttcaaaatgatggccagtgcctctgcaatttccaccctctcctccttctgtatccttggatgcatctcatccggccctggtgctttatccactttaagtatagacagcctatctcatCCTTCTTTATCAAGTTTAAATCCCTCAAGTGTTTGACTTACCTCctgtttcaacattgcctgggttgcatcttcttccttggtaaagacagatgtaaagtattcatttaatcccTCAGCTATGCccgctgcctccatgtgtaaatccactttctggtccctaatcggccccataaaaccataaaaccatagaaaactTCCATACAGAGGAgagaattcagcccattgtgtatgtGCTGGCCGAGAAAactagccacccagtctaatcccaccttccagcacctggtccgtagccttgccggttatagcacttcaggtgaatgtccaggtaccttttaaaagaattgagggtttctgcctccaccaccattcctggcagtgaattccagacacccaccaccctccgggtgaaaaagtttttcctcatgtcccctctaatccttctaccaatcaccataaatctgtgccccctggtaattgacctttccactaggggaaagaagggcaggactgggtgttaaatattgcaggatacaaggtattcaggaaagataagaaagggaaaaaagagggaggggtgacattattgattaaggagagctgcAGAAAAaatatgtcccagaggggttgaggacagaatcaatttggctagagggctaaggaacaaaaaaagtgtggttacattgctcggtgttgcagctagtgggaaggacatggaggaacaaatttgcaaggaaattacagaaaggtgcaaaaattatcagatagttataatgggggactttaattatccaaacatagactaggataatagtagtgtaaagggcagtgaggagcaagtgttcctagagtgtgttcaggaaaattttctgcaaaagtatgttgctagtccaacgagaaaggaagcactgctagacctggttcttggaaatgagatgggccaagtggatcaagtatcagtaggagagcatttagggtatagtgatcattgtatcataaggtttaggctgactatggaaaaggacaaagagcaattcagggtaagaataattaactggaggaaggctgacttcaatgggttaagaatggaGCTGGAGCGAATAAATTGAAGTCAAAAGCAGGCAGGAAATCTAGTATAtgaacaatgagctaccttcaaagaagagatagttcgggcatagtgaaggtatgttcccttgaaggggaaaagtaaggcaaccaaatccagagctccctggatggcaaaacagataaagataaagaagaaaaagtgtgtttatgacagatgccaggtagaaaatactattgagaaccaggctgaatatagaaggttcagaggggaagtgaaaaatcaaataagagaTGCAAAGCATgacaagagactggcagctagcattaaaggaaatcccaaagttttctattgatATACaattagtaaaagggtagtaaaagcaaGGGAATgtccaataaatgggaggatattgagaggggtaaatgAAGTGTGAGACCTTggtgtgtatgtccacaggtccctgaaggtggcaggacaggtagagtggtgaagaaggcatatggaatgctttcctttattggctgagatatagaattcaaaaacagggatgtaatgctgaaactatataaaacgctgtttaggctacagctggagtattgcatacagttctggtcaccacattatggaAAGGACATAAATgctctggagggagtacagaagagatttacaagaatgttgccggggctcgaaagttgcagcaatgaggaaagattggatagggtagggttgttttccttggaacagttgAGGCTGACGatgaattaattgaggtgtacagaattatgaggggcctagatagagcagacaggaagacttcctatctttcctgaacaccttgtatccaggaatatttaacacccagtcctgcccttctttgagccagtacTCTGTTATAGCAACAACATTATACTTCCACATggtaatctgcacctgtacctaaccagttttattaaccacactccatgtatTCACATAATTgctcattaaccctgattcagatgtTATTacgttctcccttactctgaccccacctaataatgtactattcctTACTCTCGTGCTGTCTATCttgcccagtattctgtgcatcttggttttcctctctaatacttgctcctggttcccacaccccaggcaagttaccagttttgctttcctccaatctgaactccctctgaggttcccatccccctgacaattttgttaaaaccctccccaacagcactagcaaatctccctgcgaggatattcgacccagtcctgctaaaatgcaacctatccatcttgtacaggtcccacctgccccagaaccggtcccaatgtctcagaaatctgatgccttccctcctacaccagttctccagccacatgttcaatcgctcaattctccttttCTTATGCTCatttgcatgtgggactgggagtaatctgagattactgcttttgaggtttgctttttaatctccttcctggctccctaaaatctgctttcgcgACCTCATCCCACTTCTTACTAATGTCactgatgtggaccatgacttctggctgttcaccctcccccagaagaatgttctgcagccgttccatgacatcctttacccggcaccagtgaggcaacacaccatcctggagtcacgcttaCTGCcgtagaaacacctgtctgttcccctaactaacaaattccctatcactactgctcttccactcatcgtcctcccctcctgtgcagctgagccacctgtgatgccacaaacttgactctgactgcactcctctgaagaACCACAACCCTCACAAGTGTCCAAAATGGAAAACGATTAGCAAgtaagatcatatcaggggactcctgaactatccGCCTGGTTCTctaagactgcctggcagtcacccattccctatctgcctgcatacttctaacctatggtgtgaccacttccctcaacatgctatccatgtagttctccacctcgcagatgcataacagtgactccagccaccactcgagtttcaaaacctggagctcaaacttTTGCAGCCGGTGAAAGTTCCTGCAGATGTGTACATCTAGGACacctggtgcatccatgacttcccacatagtgcaggatgtACATTGCACttagcagagctgccctgccataccttaacttttcaGACtacttattataagtagaatagcttaccaggtactcaccaaacagctccttccactgcactgaagcaggaaccaaatactggagggttaaaaaaagtatgcaaaaaaagtagaaaaatggagcacctcctccccacttcaccgaactcgccactcaccaaactcaaatctccacacttgGCTTGCAGTCAGCACTCTGTTTTCTTGAACTACATACAAATTAAATGAAATGGTTTTATTACGCCTGCCATGTAATTTTCTGTTTCTTAATTAAAATTCACAAAGCCTTTGTGTAAAATCAATGAGAGGAAATTTCCCCAGGCATTCTTATGCCACTCTTAAGGTGCACTCCAAAAACTTGCCCCCCACCATGGAATGTCAATCCTAAACTTTTAGTGATAATTACGTCAAGCAACGccgcaagtttttttttatttgttcctgggatgtgagcgtcactggttggaccagcatttattgcccattcctaattgccattaagaaggtggtggtgagctgcctcttgaaccactggagtccatatggggtaggtacacccacagtgctgatgggaagggagttccaggatcttgacccagcgacagtgaaggaacaacgatacagttccaaatcaggatggtgtgtgagttggaggggaacgtgcagctggtggtgttcccatgcatttgctgcctttgtccttctagttggtagaggtcatgtgtttggaaggtgctgtctaaggattcttagcgtgctgctgcagtgcatcttgtagatggtacacactgctgccactgtgtgtgatggagggagtgaatgttgtgaatggggtgccaatcaagcaggctgttttgtcctggatggtgtcgagcttcttgagtgttgttggagttgcatccatccaggcaagtggagagtattccattacactcctgacttgtgccttgtagatggtggacaggctttggggggtcaggagatgagctatttgccacaggattcctatcctctgacctgctcttgtagccacggtatttatgtggctactccagttcagcttggtcaatggtaactctcaggatgttgatagtaggggattcagcaatcgtaatgccattgaatgtcaaggcgagatggtcagattctctcttgttggagatggtcattgtctggcacttgtgtgttgtgaatgttacttgccacttatcagcccaagcctttatattgtccaagtcttgctgcatttctacacggactgctgagGATtcgtgaatgttgctgaacattgtgcaatcatcagcgaacatccccacttctgaccctatgattgaaagaaggtcattgatgaagcagctgaagatggttgggcctccaaCATCATCCTGgcaatctcctgcagtgatgtcctggagctgaggtgattgacctccaacaaccacaaccatcttcctttgcactaggtacaactccaaccagcggagagatttccccctgattcccactgactccagttttgcttgggctcttcAATGCCATACTTTCCTGTATTGTATCAAAGGGTGGAGCTATATATGGATCtgtcacacccctgccccactaccCACTCAGCTATAATCATCAAATTGCCCCCAGGCATATCCGCGACAACGTCGCTTGATTTTGCTTCTCTTAGAGTTAAGATCATCAAATGATTATTTCAAATCTATAATCTGAAGGATATGACTTAAGAACACGGAGAACCCACAATCCTTAGGCAAGTCCCCAAATTCGATATTCTCCAGAAGTGAGTATCGTATGTTGAGAATTCGAGGTACCTTGTGATTATAAACAGCGATTTTGAAGAAGGAAATTGCAAACAAGTAGGAAAAGAGAAA from Heterodontus francisci isolate sHetFra1 chromosome 11, sHetFra1.hap1, whole genome shotgun sequence encodes:
- the LOC137375463 gene encoding membrane-spanning 4-domains subfamily A member 4A-like — encoded protein: MAALFNHEGTIVTTFTSPATQASNRNTTPIELDSRQFQQIPRHIQKFLKGEHKALGVVQIMLGIIQVTFGFALYYINPTIGFIGTPWWTGALYITSGALSVSVAKRPKKSLVVGGLVMNILSTIAAGLGILLYSVFLLIHPWLSGFQCVRAMDVFHTLIACLLMFTILEFAISITASVFNCQGLQCCEPDYELNAIVTQTATAQNYEAQEPQDFNYETLLADRSDYDTLTFK